A genomic window from Sphingobacterium spiritivorum includes:
- a CDS encoding DUF3408 domain-containing protein, protein MIHEENKKQQPEVQDFSIENFIGSEKKQPAQEQQAVTHWDDFTAPETDEKTAETGTEHTRPSASNTKRMTSKPKKLTKEDYCGQFFKISNTRASKGKSVYVRQEHHETFNRLIGIMGIDKLTIYAYLDNIIEYHFQEFGELVKEIYNEKHKPLF, encoded by the coding sequence ATGATACACGAAGAAAACAAAAAACAGCAACCCGAAGTACAGGACTTTTCTATCGAAAATTTCATTGGCAGTGAAAAGAAACAACCTGCACAGGAACAACAGGCAGTAACACATTGGGACGACTTTACCGCACCCGAAACAGACGAAAAAACTGCGGAAACAGGAACGGAACATACAAGACCGTCAGCGAGCAATACCAAAAGAATGACCTCAAAGCCAAAGAAGCTGACCAAAGAAGATTACTGCGGTCAGTTCTTTAAAATTTCGAATACAAGGGCAAGCAAAGGAAAATCGGTCTATGTAAGACAGGAACACCACGAAACGTTTAACAGGCTTATCGGCATTATGGGTATCGACAAACTCACGATTTATGCGTATCTGGATAACATTATCGAATACCACTTTCAGGAGTTCGGGGAGTTGGTTAAGGAAATCTATAATGAGAAACACAAACCGTTGTTCTGA
- a CDS encoding site-specific DNA-methyltransferase, protein MSNQEYTNNPLENVQSHDWNKERLEQLKRLMPDLFTNDGKLNINELKKVIDPNSVNETERYEFRWFGKSNAKREAFTPTDATLIYDEARSVNPTESENLIIEGENLAVLKLLSQSYREQIKCIYIDPPYNTGNDFVYSDKFNQDRKEYWEDTEITEDGYKIDSNIETDGRFHSNWLNMMYSRLLIARQLLCEDGVIFISLDDNEIHHLKKLCDEVFGEENFYSSIIVRSNSRGQTYNQIAKTHEYILVYTKSIDGDLLELEKNNDNSDLNLLDNIGNFNIRELRNRNPKFGKHNRPNLFYPIYVNPNLIDKDGFCPISLEKTDEFTVKVEPFNSKGVESCWRWGTTKLINNLEKETLISNIVAKAKADGSFGIYEKYRKTTYKPKSIWDENPFLTETGTVEVKNLGFEGEFDFPKPVKLVRRCIELTVEKGDLVLDFFAGSGTTGQAIFELNNDADKDIKFILVQLPEKCNEQSVAFKNGFKKISDITIERNKRVIKKIIEEKKNEQPDLFNKKEDNENQLNGLGFKVFKLTKSNFPRVEYAPDPEKSDEENVEALKKYIADKEAQLITAFNRDELITEILIKNGFKLNYTVTQQEQFKKNEIFLASDGEKETLLCLDGTLADKTVEYFKSHTDQKLIVLERALDTTKKWNLKHYMGDKFKAF, encoded by the coding sequence ATGAGCAATCAAGAATATACAAACAACCCACTTGAAAATGTCCAATCGCACGATTGGAATAAAGAACGTTTGGAACAACTAAAGAGGTTGATGCCTGATTTGTTTACCAATGACGGTAAGTTGAATATCAATGAACTTAAAAAAGTAATTGACCCTAATAGCGTAAACGAAACTGAACGTTATGAGTTCCGTTGGTTTGGCAAGAGCAACGCCAAACGTGAAGCTTTTACGCCTACTGATGCTACATTGATTTATGATGAAGCGAGAAGCGTAAACCCAACCGAAAGTGAAAACCTGATTATTGAAGGCGAAAACTTAGCCGTACTCAAATTATTGAGCCAAAGCTATCGGGAGCAAATCAAATGTATCTATATAGACCCGCCTTATAACACTGGAAACGATTTTGTGTATTCTGATAAGTTCAACCAAGACAGGAAAGAATATTGGGAAGATACAGAAATTACTGAAGACGGTTATAAAATTGACAGCAATATCGAAACAGACGGACGTTTTCACAGCAACTGGTTGAATATGATGTATAGCCGTTTGCTCATTGCAAGACAGTTATTATGTGAAGATGGGGTGATTTTTATATCATTGGATGATAATGAAATCCATCATTTGAAAAAACTTTGTGATGAAGTTTTTGGAGAAGAAAATTTTTACTCATCAATAATAGTTCGTTCAAACAGCCGTGGGCAAACATACAATCAAATTGCAAAAACTCACGAATATATTCTTGTATATACCAAATCAATAGACGGCGATTTATTGGAATTGGAAAAAAATAATGATAATTCTGACCTAAATTTATTGGACAATATAGGGAACTTCAATATTAGAGAATTGAGGAATCGTAATCCTAAATTCGGCAAACATAATAGGCCGAATCTATTTTATCCTATATACGTCAATCCTAATCTGATTGACAAGGATGGGTTCTGTCCTATCTCATTAGAAAAAACAGATGAGTTTACAGTTAAGGTAGAACCATTCAATTCAAAAGGTGTCGAATCTTGTTGGCGTTGGGGAACAACGAAGCTTATTAATAATTTAGAAAAAGAAACGTTGATAAGTAATATTGTTGCTAAAGCAAAAGCCGATGGGAGTTTTGGTATTTATGAAAAATATAGAAAGACGACATATAAGCCTAAGTCTATTTGGGATGAGAATCCTTTCTTAACCGAAACAGGAACCGTTGAAGTCAAAAACTTAGGCTTTGAAGGAGAGTTTGATTTCCCAAAACCAGTAAAATTGGTTCGAAGGTGTATTGAATTAACAGTAGAAAAAGGCGATTTGGTATTAGACTTCTTTGCAGGTTCTGGTACAACAGGACAAGCAATATTTGAACTAAATAACGATGCCGATAAAGACATTAAGTTCATTCTTGTTCAATTACCAGAGAAATGTAATGAACAAAGTGTTGCCTTCAAAAATGGCTTCAAAAAAATCAGTGATATTACGATAGAACGTAACAAGCGTGTTATTAAAAAAATCATTGAGGAAAAGAAAAACGAACAACCTGATTTATTTAATAAAAAGGAAGATAATGAAAATCAGCTAAATGGACTTGGTTTCAAAGTCTTCAAATTGACAAAATCCAACTTCCCAAGAGTAGAATATGCTCCCGACCCTGAAAAATCAGACGAGGAAAATGTAGAAGCATTGAAAAAATACATTGCCGACAAAGAAGCACAATTAATAACCGCTTTCAACCGTGATGAACTCATTACCGAAATATTGATTAAAAACGGCTTTAAGCTTAATTACACGGTTACCCAACAAGAGCAATTCAAGAAGAATGAAATTTTCTTAGCATCAGACGGAGAAAAAGAAACATTGCTTTGTTTGGATGGCACGTTAGCAGACAAAACCGTAGAATATTTCAAATCCCATACAGACCAAAAGCTGATAGTTTTAGAACGTGCTTTAGACACCACAAAAAAATGGAATCTGAAACACTATATGGGCGATAAGTTTAAAGCGTTTTAA
- the mobA gene encoding conjugal transfer protein MobA: MEEKHRKQIRKTGRKPKNDPAVNRYSINLNAEENAKFLTLFEQSGMNVKAHFITACIFQKTVKTVKIDMDAIEYHAGLTKFFAQFRGIATNYNQIVKILYRNFSEKKASAYLHKLEKETIELAKLTKDVIRLTQEFEAKYLKKE, encoded by the coding sequence ATGGAAGAAAAGCACAGAAAACAGATTAGGAAAACAGGTCGAAAACCGAAGAATGACCCAGCGGTCAATCGGTATTCCATTAACCTGAATGCAGAGGAAAATGCCAAGTTTCTTACCCTTTTTGAGCAATCGGGAATGAACGTAAAGGCACATTTTATTACAGCTTGCATCTTTCAGAAGACGGTAAAGACCGTAAAAATTGATATGGATGCAATAGAATACCACGCAGGGTTGACCAAATTTTTCGCTCAGTTTCGAGGAATAGCAACCAACTACAATCAGATTGTAAAGATTTTGTACCGCAATTTTTCGGAGAAAAAAGCATCTGCATATCTCCATAAATTAGAAAAGGAAACCATTGAATTGGCAAAATTGACTAAGGACGTAATCCGTTTGACACAAGAATTTGAAGCAAAGTATCTGAAAAAGGAGTAA
- a CDS encoding GNAT family N-acetyltransferase: MLTINFSEFPELETNRLKLRRADLNDINELFALRSDPQIMKYIPRPIATGLEEISEHIKIVNEKISSNEIINWAITLKDNPKMIGTIGYYHIKSEHYRAEIGYMLLPDFQGNGYITEAINQVANYGFTKMGLHSIEALIDPENTASAKVLEKCNFVKEGYFKESEFYNGKFIDTVIYSKLNG, encoded by the coding sequence ATGCTTACTATAAATTTCTCAGAGTTTCCTGAATTGGAAACTAACAGATTGAAACTACGACGTGCTGATCTAAATGATATAAACGAGTTATTTGCCCTACGTTCTGATCCGCAGATAATGAAATATATTCCCAGACCTATTGCCACAGGACTTGAGGAAATATCAGAACATATCAAAATAGTCAATGAAAAAATTAGCAGCAATGAGATCATCAATTGGGCAATTACGCTAAAAGATAATCCTAAAATGATTGGAACTATCGGCTATTATCATATTAAGTCTGAGCATTATCGGGCAGAAATTGGGTATATGCTGCTTCCTGATTTTCAAGGAAACGGTTATATTACCGAAGCAATTAATCAAGTTGCTAATTACGGCTTTACTAAAATGGGTCTACATTCGATCGAAGCATTGATTGATCCTGAAAATACAGCCTCAGCCAAAGTATTAGAGAAATGCAATTTTGTTAAAGAGGGATATTTTAAAGAAAGTGAATTCTATAACGGAAAATTTATCGATACAGTCATTTATTCGAAATTAAATGGATAA
- a CDS encoding restriction endonuclease, which translates to MQIKLEELKYQEVAIQSVVKVFDGNIKNTFDNSCFEGIRSNNCTLSDEQISENIQDVLAENGIEEKTAKVSKDKELTIEMETGTGKTLVYVKTICELYKHYGFTKFIILVPSVAIRQGVLKTLNTFEKQLEDIYGFVPKSFEYNSKKLSKVTNFIEEQHPQIMIMTLASFNSEDKILNQAKREDLFANVPFIEAIGRTNPIVVMDEPQEGMDTANSVKQITKLNPLFKLRYSATHKVVKNLIYRLTPYDSYKQGLVKKIEVLTVTEKNDEATLKLELTEIQNGKNPIRAKIKAWHQSASGKIEFKETKWLKDGDNLGTITNNPSYLKYRIERINKSLRTQKWSVTFTNGTQIFEKQTSGNIESIWALQLEWLIIRHFTKKQKLQARGIKCLSLVFIDKVANYVSEEPIIKKLFMEKYKALYPEFHDGKIPTNEHIEAIQGFYFAKTGKGEFTDNETSMRKNSDVFDAILKDKEELLSYGDSVANKIEFIFSHSALGVGWDNPNIFNIATLNNSYSEIKKRQEIGRGLRIAVNQDGQRVYDALDVAEDKRINQLTVIPNETYETFVTQYQEEINEIYGTTSAGAGMTHTHKGKPQNEVHFKRNQNETINQAFRRFWEALAKKTNFSVAFDEQALIARSIEALNAISIADYQAEVSSRTIGDISESGIQDEFAGKETYKLKAYYTPLDLLEELSENTGLSYNSLFKIVKQLNNHEDFAKNPPQYIHQSANLIKNIELEEMLRGLDYHLTNETFPFEFDDFVKNIQDSGYGSGYVDTPRKGVFDKMLIDSEVERKFAIGADRDDELVCFLKLPSYYKIPTPIGEYEPDFGIVMKRKQLRDGKESEFYFVIETKGTNDINDKKALKESEVYKILCAVKHFNALGVDVKYKAPVKDYMYFKDEAVKDINAITEK; encoded by the coding sequence ATGCAAATAAAATTAGAAGAACTCAAGTATCAGGAAGTTGCCATTCAATCGGTTGTTAAAGTATTTGATGGCAATATTAAGAATACGTTCGACAATTCGTGTTTTGAGGGCATTCGCTCCAATAATTGCACGTTGTCTGATGAACAAATTTCAGAAAACATACAAGATGTTTTAGCAGAAAACGGAATTGAAGAAAAAACGGCAAAGGTTTCGAAAGATAAGGAACTGACTATTGAAATGGAAACAGGAACAGGTAAAACGCTTGTTTACGTTAAAACCATTTGCGAGTTATACAAACATTACGGCTTTACAAAATTTATTATTTTGGTGCCGTCAGTTGCCATTCGTCAGGGGGTTCTGAAAACATTGAATACATTTGAAAAGCAACTGGAAGATATTTACGGATTCGTTCCAAAATCTTTTGAATATAACAGTAAGAAGCTAAGTAAAGTAACCAACTTCATCGAAGAGCAACATCCGCAAATAATGATTATGACGCTGGCTTCGTTCAACTCGGAAGACAAAATCCTGAATCAAGCAAAACGTGAAGATTTATTCGCCAATGTTCCATTTATCGAGGCAATCGGAAGAACCAATCCGATTGTTGTAATGGACGAACCGCAGGAAGGAATGGATACGGCTAACTCCGTTAAACAAATCACTAAACTTAATCCGCTTTTCAAACTACGGTATTCGGCTACGCACAAAGTGGTCAAAAATCTGATTTACCGCCTTACGCCTTATGACAGTTACAAGCAAGGATTGGTGAAAAAAATTGAGGTGTTGACCGTTACGGAAAAGAATGATGAAGCAACGCTTAAATTGGAATTGACCGAAATACAAAATGGTAAAAATCCGATAAGGGCAAAAATCAAAGCTTGGCATCAATCCGCCAGTGGCAAGATAGAATTCAAAGAAACCAAATGGCTGAAAGACGGAGATAACTTGGGAACAATAACGAATAATCCGAGTTATCTCAAATATCGTATTGAACGAATCAATAAGAGTTTACGAACACAAAAATGGTCAGTCACTTTTACTAATGGAACGCAGATTTTTGAAAAGCAAACTTCAGGAAATATAGAAAGCATTTGGGCTTTGCAACTGGAATGGCTGATTATCCGTCATTTTACCAAAAAGCAAAAATTACAGGCACGGGGTATCAAATGTCTTTCTTTGGTTTTCATTGATAAAGTAGCCAACTATGTAAGTGAAGAGCCCATTATCAAGAAGCTTTTCATGGAAAAATACAAAGCACTTTATCCCGAATTTCACGATGGGAAAATTCCGACAAACGAACACATTGAAGCCATTCAGGGATTTTACTTTGCCAAAACAGGAAAAGGAGAATTTACCGACAATGAAACTTCCATGCGTAAAAACTCAGATGTTTTTGATGCTATTTTAAAGGACAAAGAAGAGTTATTGTCTTATGGAGATTCCGTAGCGAATAAAATTGAGTTTATTTTTTCACACTCTGCTTTGGGTGTGGGTTGGGATAATCCCAATATATTCAACATCGCCACGCTGAACAATTCGTATTCTGAAATCAAAAAGCGTCAGGAAATTGGTCGTGGTTTGCGTATTGCCGTAAATCAGGACGGACAGCGTGTTTATGACGCTTTGGATGTAGCAGAAGACAAACGTATCAACCAGTTGACCGTAATTCCAAATGAAACTTATGAAACCTTTGTAACCCAATATCAGGAAGAAATCAACGAAATTTATGGAACAACTTCCGCAGGTGCAGGAATGACCCATACACATAAAGGCAAACCGCAAAACGAAGTACATTTCAAACGCAATCAAAACGAAACCATCAATCAGGCTTTCAGACGGTTTTGGGAAGCGCTGGCTAAGAAAACGAATTTTTCGGTTGCTTTTGACGAACAGGCTTTAATTGCACGAAGTATAGAAGCATTAAATGCAATTTCAATAGCCGATTATCAGGCAGAAGTATCGAGCCGAACGATTGGGGATATTAGCGAAAGTGGCATTCAGGATGAATTTGCAGGAAAAGAAACGTATAAACTAAAGGCATATTATACACCTTTGGATTTGTTGGAAGAACTAAGCGAAAATACAGGGCTGTCTTATAATTCGCTTTTTAAGATTGTAAAGCAATTAAACAATCACGAAGACTTTGCCAAAAATCCACCACAATACATTCATCAATCCGCCAATTTGATAAAGAACATAGAATTGGAAGAAATGCTTCGGGGTTTGGATTATCATCTGACCAATGAAACGTTTCCTTTTGAATTTGATGACTTTGTTAAAAATATTCAAGATAGCGGTTACGGTAGTGGTTATGTGGACACACCAAGAAAAGGGGTATTTGACAAAATGTTGATTGATAGCGAAGTGGAGAGAAAGTTTGCCATTGGCGCAGACCGTGATGACGAACTGGTTTGTTTCTTAAAACTACCGAGCTATTATAAAATCCCGACACCTATCGGAGAATATGAGCCGGATTTTGGTATCGTGATGAAACGAAAACAATTGAGAGATGGCAAAGAGAGTGAGTTTTATTTTGTCATAGAAACCAAAGGAACAAACGACATCAACGATAAAAAAGCATTGAAAGAAAGTGAAGTGTATAAAATTCTTTGTGCGGTTAAGCATTTCAATGCGCTGGGTGTGGACGTAAAATACAAAGCACCGGTAAAAGACTATATGTATTTTAAAGATGAGGCTGTAAAAGACATTAACGCAATAACAGAAAAATAA
- a CDS encoding helix-turn-helix domain-containing protein: MKKNTTTGEILREARERKGLLLRHVCAELDVDTAILSKIERNERKATKEQIIKLAEILDLDKDELLIQYLSDKILYEIKDEDLGTKALKVAEQKIKYNNKTNNND, from the coding sequence ATGAAAAAAAATACCACAACAGGCGAAATACTTAGGGAAGCAAGGGAACGGAAAGGACTACTTTTACGACACGTATGTGCAGAATTAGACGTAGATACCGCCATACTTAGTAAGATTGAGCGAAACGAACGAAAAGCGACAAAAGAACAAATCATAAAGCTTGCTGAAATTCTTGATTTAGATAAAGATGAACTCTTAATCCAGTATTTGAGCGACAAAATTCTATATGAAATTAAGGATGAGGACTTGGGAACAAAAGCGTTGAAAGTAGCCGAACAAAAAATCAAATACAACAATAAAACCAATAACAACGATTAA
- a CDS encoding recombinase family protein, protein MKRAIRYLRFSQLGQSNGSIERQELYTDQWLKFNDVELVDTFIDRGKSARTFDRPDFIKLREFITKHHRTVDYLLVDQLDRFSRDAGEAMSMVKLLQQKYSIQVVSVTEGIVFDYDTPGSFFRAGLQLLLAEEDNINRSIKVKGGIYTAKAKEGRYVYKNAPFGYRKQGERKERRLIIEETEAKIVRFIYDAYLRDTPLYLIKEQAQRLGFPTKGNMAIERVLKNPTYAGLLKVETYKDYAGGLFDGIHEPIVDKTTWMMVQEKMKRPEKTRTVIDDEIPLRGVLKCHCGNPLSGAPSRGKSGKYFYYYKCRHSKHNNISAIKAHNQFLEACELMSLPSARVRKIRTVTKSSLDMEMESNRKKAMEKKSQLQEAEEKLFSVEEKWIKNEINKDTYDRWYSIYSNEILNLKGAIERLGNDQSKAFSILEDNLNLLTDMRHVYSKSDTLQKREFVNRVFDSNLYYENGIYRTPTMLGLLSHNHLKMKEKGLLIYEKKEGLLDEDPLSGE, encoded by the coding sequence ATGAAAAGAGCGATAAGATACCTACGGTTCAGCCAACTCGGACAAAGTAACGGTTCCATCGAAAGACAGGAACTCTATACCGACCAATGGCTGAAATTCAACGATGTCGAATTGGTTGATACCTTTATCGACAGGGGCAAGAGCGCACGGACATTTGACCGCCCTGACTTCATCAAATTGAGGGAGTTCATAACCAAGCACCATAGGACGGTGGACTATCTCTTGGTTGACCAACTTGACCGTTTCAGCCGTGATGCAGGGGAAGCGATGAGCATGGTCAAACTCCTTCAACAGAAATACAGCATACAGGTCGTAAGCGTCACAGAGGGCATTGTCTTCGATTATGACACGCCTGGAAGTTTCTTCCGTGCAGGATTGCAGTTGTTGCTTGCCGAAGAGGACAATATCAACCGAAGTATTAAGGTAAAGGGTGGTATCTATACCGCAAAAGCCAAAGAGGGAAGATATGTTTACAAGAACGCTCCGTTCGGGTACAGGAAACAGGGAGAACGCAAGGAACGGCGGTTGATAATCGAGGAAACCGAAGCCAAGATAGTACGGTTCATCTACGATGCCTATTTGAGAGATACACCACTTTATCTGATAAAAGAACAAGCTCAAAGGTTGGGCTTTCCGACAAAGGGCAATATGGCTATCGAGCGTGTGCTTAAAAACCCGACCTATGCAGGCTTGCTGAAAGTGGAAACCTACAAGGACTATGCAGGCGGATTGTTTGACGGCATCCACGAACCTATCGTTGACAAGACCACGTGGATGATGGTACAGGAGAAAATGAAACGTCCCGAAAAAACAAGGACGGTCATCGATGATGAAATCCCATTGCGTGGGGTATTGAAATGCCATTGTGGAAACCCATTGTCGGGCGCACCGTCAAGGGGCAAATCGGGTAAGTATTTCTATTACTACAAATGCAGGCACTCCAAGCACAACAATATAAGTGCTATCAAAGCTCATAACCAATTTTTGGAAGCCTGTGAACTGATGAGTTTACCGAGTGCAAGGGTAAGGAAGATTAGGACAGTGACCAAAAGCTCGCTCGATATGGAAATGGAGAGCAACCGTAAAAAGGCAATGGAAAAGAAAAGTCAATTGCAAGAAGCCGAGGAAAAACTGTTTTCGGTCGAGGAGAAATGGATAAAGAACGAAATCAACAAAGATACCTATGACCGTTGGTATTCGATATACAGCAACGAAATACTGAACCTTAAAGGGGCGATCGAACGGCTGGGCAATGACCAGAGCAAGGCGTTCAGCATCTTGGAAGATAACCTAAACCTATTAACGGATATGCGCCATGTATATTCCAAGTCCGATACGCTTCAAAAAAGGGAATTTGTGAACAGGGTGTTCGACAGCAATCTGTACTATGAAAATGGCATTTATCGAACACCTACCATGCTCGGTTTATTGTCTCATAACCATTTGAAAATGAAAGAAAAGGGATTGCTTATTTATGAAAAAAAAGAGGGTCTTCTTGATGAAGACCCTCTCAGCGGAGAGTGA
- a CDS encoding YceI family protein gives MATIWNLDSAHSELEFKVKHMMISNVKGLFQDFEIQLEGNGEDLTSATIKAAIKTDSINTKNEQRDQHLKSGDFFDAANYPEIKFVSTSIVKKSEDEFAVTGDLTIKDVTKPITLDVDFGGIAIDPWGNSKAGYTFSGKINRSDFGLTWNAALETGGVMVSEEVKISGDIQFSKS, from the coding sequence ATGGCAACTATCTGGAATCTAGACTCTGCTCACAGTGAATTAGAGTTTAAAGTAAAACACATGATGATTTCAAATGTAAAAGGACTTTTTCAAGACTTTGAAATCCAATTAGAAGGAAATGGTGAAGATCTGACTTCAGCAACGATTAAAGCAGCTATCAAAACCGACTCCATTAATACTAAAAATGAACAACGCGATCAACATTTAAAAAGCGGAGACTTTTTTGATGCGGCCAATTATCCTGAGATTAAGTTTGTATCGACTTCTATTGTAAAGAAATCAGAAGATGAATTTGCAGTGACAGGAGATTTGACGATAAAGGATGTGACCAAACCTATTACATTGGATGTGGATTTCGGAGGTATTGCTATAGATCCATGGGGAAATAGTAAAGCCGGATACACTTTTTCAGGCAAAATAAACAGAAGTGATTTTGGTCTTACGTGGAATGCTGCATTAGAAACCGGTGGAGTAATGGTCAGTGAAGAGGTGAAAATATCAGGTGATATCCAATTTTCAAAAAGCTAA
- the mobB gene encoding conjugal transfer protein MobB, which yields MIAKIGKGSNMYGAILYNQQKVDTENGAVLLLNKIPDTVDGWYSVAYFNKCFEPYLSANIKTEKTVRHISLNPDPADKVSDEHFTEMAQEYMERMGYGNQPYIVFKHTDIDRTHIHIVSTCVGIDGKKIPDDYDHPRSMAICRDLEQKYNLHKATEQEQKQAHKVFKPVDYHKGDIKSQIASVVRYLPKYYSFPTMGSYNALLSLFNIAAKEVKGDRNGKTINGLVYVALDENGNKVSNPFKASLFGKDAGIAQLQKHFEQSKEKMKTNPARSVLKNTVELAMRTTSNEREFKKQLTEQGINTVVRRNDDGRIYGITFIDHENRSVWNGSQLDRNLSANVFNDWWNNGNRPELKIQNSPISKTNTLDDLPTHNLFEFIPQEHSANYDLGLFSLLLGEQGVDYEEEQFANRMKKKKKRYPRQRR from the coding sequence ATGATTGCAAAAATCGGAAAAGGAAGCAATATGTATGGAGCGATTTTGTACAATCAGCAGAAAGTGGACACGGAAAATGGAGCGGTTTTGTTGCTGAACAAGATACCCGACACGGTGGACGGCTGGTATTCTGTAGCATATTTTAATAAATGCTTTGAGCCGTATTTGTCGGCAAACATCAAAACGGAAAAGACGGTACGGCATATATCGCTAAACCCAGATCCTGCGGATAAGGTCAGCGATGAACATTTTACGGAAATGGCACAAGAGTATATGGAGCGTATGGGTTACGGCAATCAGCCATATATTGTTTTCAAACATACGGACATTGACCGAACGCATATCCATATCGTTTCGACCTGTGTAGGTATTGACGGAAAGAAAATCCCCGATGATTACGACCACCCACGTTCAATGGCTATCTGTCGGGATTTGGAGCAGAAATACAACCTGCACAAAGCCACCGAGCAGGAGCAGAAACAAGCCCATAAAGTTTTCAAGCCTGTGGATTACCACAAAGGCGACATCAAAAGTCAGATTGCTTCGGTAGTACGTTATTTGCCAAAGTATTACAGCTTTCCGACTATGGGAAGCTACAATGCTTTATTGTCGCTGTTCAACATTGCAGCGAAAGAAGTCAAAGGCGATCGGAACGGTAAGACCATAAACGGATTGGTCTATGTGGCATTGGACGAAAACGGAAACAAGGTAAGCAATCCGTTCAAAGCATCGCTATTCGGAAAAGATGCAGGGATTGCACAACTGCAAAAACACTTTGAACAGTCCAAAGAAAAAATGAAAACCAACCCTGCAAGGTCAGTTTTAAAGAATACCGTTGAATTGGCTATGCGCACGACAAGCAACGAAAGAGAGTTTAAAAAGCAATTGACCGAACAAGGCATCAATACGGTTGTCCGCAGGAACGACGACGGACGGATTTACGGTATAACTTTTATTGACCACGAGAATCGTAGCGTTTGGAACGGTTCACAGTTAGACAGAAACCTATCAGCTAATGTATTCAACGATTGGTGGAACAACGGAAACAGACCCGAATTAAAAATACAGAACAGCCCTATTTCCAAAACAAATACATTGGACGATTTGCCAACCCACAACCTTTTTGAGTTTATCCCACAGGAACATTCGGCTAATTACGATTTAGGATTGTTCAGCTTGTTACTCGGTGAACAGGGCGTGGATTACGAAGAAGAACAGTTTGCCAACCGAATGAAGAAGAAAAAGAAGCGTTACCCTCGTCAAAGAAGGTAA
- a CDS encoding DUF4377 domain-containing protein, translating to MNYIVKLLSLLGMVLLSMACMKEERDVVRHVEMIVASKYTTCEPSYGVKVPDCLIVTEAKNNNNTYYLAKSEITGFSYELGFEYRILVKATKLANPPMDSGDTEFELIKVISKTKVN from the coding sequence ATGAATTATATAGTTAAATTATTGTCATTATTAGGTATGGTGTTGCTGAGTATGGCTTGTATGAAAGAAGAACGGGATGTCGTAAGGCATGTTGAAATGATTGTTGCATCTAAATATACAACATGTGAACCCTCATATGGTGTTAAAGTACCCGATTGTCTGATAGTAACTGAGGCTAAAAATAATAATAATACTTATTATTTAGCTAAAAGTGAAATTACCGGATTTAGTTACGAACTCGGATTTGAGTATAGAATTCTGGTAAAAGCTACAAAGTTAGCAAATCCACCTATGGATTCAGGTGACACAGAATTTGAACTTATAAAAGTTATTTCCAAAACAAAGGTTAATTGA